DNA from Chitinophaga pendula:
AAATACTATCATCATAACCAGTGAGATGATAAAACCCCAGTGTCTCAGCTTTGGTGTCATTAATAGGCCAGCTACTACAATTTCAACCAATGGAAGAAGCGGCGTAAACCAACTACTGAATCGCGCAACGATGGGAGCTTTACCCATGCTTTCCGCATAATTAGGATAATCCATTAGTTTACTTACACCTACCATAATGAAAAGAAATGCGATTAAATAAGTAGCAAGAACTACTAATCTATTTTTCATAACAAACAAGATTGGGGTTTATCAAAATAAATGATGTGATGAATTATATGTCTTTATACTGAGTAATAAGTGCCGAGAATGCCAAGCGATCGGTTAGGTCTTCTATATTTTGAATCGGTTCATCGAATCGAAAGACAGTCATTAGATAGGCAACGGTCCAATTTAAACGCTCTAGCCATTTTTCTGTTCTAAAGACCAGGTAACCTTGTAGATGTACGTGGGCTAATCCAATAATACCTCTGTCAAAAGAAAGTTCGCTCAACGCTAGTTTTTCCGGAAGGCTGAAAATGACACGCTCTACTATTTGTTTATGACTTTTGTTGTTAAACTGATGAAAGGCTTTTATAAAAGTTATGGAAATACCTAAAGAACCTTCCGAGAAGCCTTTCATATCAGGGGATGGTAAGCCATTCTTCTTGGGCCATCCAGTTACATTCTCCTGGGTTATCAGGTTGTTAGAGAGATATTGCAGTCCCCTCTCAATAGTATAATGATAGTCGTATCCAAGTTGTTGATGGGCTAAAAGAATCCATAATTTGCCGGCTATTCCCTGATGTAGGCCCATCAGTATCTCCGGTTTTCCTGTTAATGGGTTTTTATTAGTCCAGTATCCTTTTGCGTGTTGATCTTTAACTATCCTATCCAGATGAGCGTTTATTGTGTAATTTAAAGTGCCGTCATGGGCGTAACCTGCCAGTAAGGCTGTTGATACACTTCTTAGGTCGAAATCACCATTTACTTCTGCTTCATTTACTGGTATTTTAAACGAGTCGATAAGTAAACATAGCGTCTGATAAGCAGGTAGAGACAACAGTGTATTATAAGGTAATTGGTTGCCGTCTGGAAGATAAGATAGCAGCTGATCAGCATACTGCTGTATGTATCTAAGTGTGCTTGAAACGGAGTTGGAAGAATCTTCCTGTGCTGGTATTGTTTGCGGAGCACGTTTCAATTGGTCGAGTATCGACAATATAGCACCTAACTCCGGCCGCATGGAACCGTTGAAATGTTGACAAGTGATTAATAGATCAATTACTCGACGATCCTGTGTCAGGAAGAAAAGCCTCTTTGCAATTTCCGCGGACTCAAGCCCATCAAACAGGCGTGGCGAAAGACCAGTGAAAAAGTGAATCAATAATCCTCCGATGCTATAAACATCCTCTTTAATCGTGGGTGGCATAATTGCTACCTGTTCCGGGGACATATACCCCTTGCTACCGCCACCATAAGGAGGATATGGAGTTGCCTTCTTCAAGTCATAACTCATCTCAAAATCCAGAATTCTTATATTACCATTCTTTTCAATCACAAAGTTCTCAGAGTTCAAGTCACGATGTACATAACCCTGCTCGTGAATGCGCTGAACACTCTGCACCACTTTAATGGCACATTCGATCAATAGCCTTCTTTCTTTTAAGGCAAGATCCTGCCAAATTCGCCCCTTTCTAATCTCTGCAATGAAGTCTTTAATCGTAGTACCTTTTACACGCTCCATTACCAGGTAACGAGTCAGCCCGTCGTCGAAAAGATCGATCACCTTCGGACCTATTTTAAGTGGGGCAAGTTGATTAAGTACGGCTGTCTGCCAGGTCAGCCGGTCGCGCATATCCCTGCCATGCTCATCTGTACTTACGCCGGCCACTGCTTGTTTCAATACACAACTCTTCGGTAATATCCCGCGCATGTATTTAGCAAGATATACATGCCCTTTAAGCGACTGACGTAAAAATGAGACCGGGTAGTATTTACCTGCGATTATTTTTTGTGCTACTGGCTTTCTTGGCGATGTAATGGCGGAAAAGGGCCAATGGGTATCAGGAGGAAAGGCATATGGCTCAAACTGTATGTTATCCATCTTTTCGCCGACAAGGTTATAAAGTGACTTAGCCTCCTCTATAACAGTCAACGGCCTTTGAAAGGGTAAATACTTCCCGAGACGCGTATATACACAGTTTTGAAGATGTATGTCTGTTGGCACTGGTATTGGCGTATATGGTGTTGTCAGGGCGACTAGTAAAGATGCTGTTTTTGCAGCGTGCGCGTCGCTATTCGTATATACAGTGAGTATCTTGCCGTATTTGATGGTGCCAAGGATCCCGAGTGTAATAGCATTGAGTATGTCT
Protein-coding regions in this window:
- a CDS encoding MauE/DoxX family redox-associated membrane protein yields the protein MKNRLVVLATYLIAFLFIMVGVSKLMDYPNYAESMGKAPIVARFSSWFTPLLPLVEIVVAGLLMTPKLRHWGFIISLVMMIVFTGYNIYLVIFATSLPCTCGGIFTGMSWRNHLIVNLIFTGLALMGTIDSKYKFTPTFKST
- a CDS encoding protein kinase domain-containing protein, yielding MKEVITGSDQIFTLAHYTIQPLQEYLADREIVSVVDDLYISVGERPANPGWILHVSVGRNQVNDMLNTLIPHLISHHIAFRIPKSIDILNAITLGILGTIKYGKILTVYTNSDAHAAKTASLLVALTTPYTPIPVPTDIHLQNCVYTRLGKYLPFQRPLTVIEEAKSLYNLVGEKMDNIQFEPYAFPPDTHWPFSAITSPRKPVAQKIIAGKYYPVSFLRQSLKGHVYLAKYMRGILPKSCVLKQAVAGVSTDEHGRDMRDRLTWQTAVLNQLAPLKIGPKVIDLFDDGLTRYLVMERVKGTTIKDFIAEIRKGRIWQDLALKERRLLIECAIKVVQSVQRIHEQGYVHRDLNSENFVIEKNGNIRILDFEMSYDLKKATPYPPYGGGSKGYMSPEQVAIMPPTIKEDVYSIGGLLIHFFTGLSPRLFDGLESAEIAKRLFFLTQDRRVIDLLITCQHFNGSMRPELGAILSILDQLKRAPQTIPAQEDSSNSVSSTLRYIQQYADQLLSYLPDGNQLPYNTLLSLPAYQTLCLLIDSFKIPVNEAEVNGDFDLRSVSTALLAGYAHDGTLNYTINAHLDRIVKDQHAKGYWTNKNPLTGKPEILMGLHQGIAGKLWILLAHQQLGYDYHYTIERGLQYLSNNLITQENVTGWPKKNGLPSPDMKGFSEGSLGISITFIKAFHQFNNKSHKQIVERVIFSLPEKLALSELSFDRGIIGLAHVHLQGYLVFRTEKWLERLNWTVAYLMTVFRFDEPIQNIEDLTDRLAFSALITQYKDI